Genomic DNA from Acidisoma sp. PAMC 29798:
GCGCACCACCCGCGCCGCCGTCATCGCCGTCGATTTCGACTGGTCGGATGTCGGCAGCTGGAATGCGCTGTGGGAGCTCGGCAAGAAAGATGCCGGCGGCAATGTCGCCGTGGGTGACGTGATGCTGGAAGACGCCACCAACTGCTACGTGCGCAGCGACGGCATGCTGACCACGGTTCTGGGTCTGGAAGATGCGGTCGTCATCGTGACCGAGGATGCGGTGCTGGCCATGCACCGCGACCGCGCCCAGGACGTGAAGGCGATCGTGGAGCGGTTGAAGGCGCAAAAGCGGCCGGAGGCGGTACGCCACAACCGCGACTACCGCCCTTGGGGCCATTACGAGGTGCTGACGCTGGGCGATCGTTTCCAGGTCAAGCGCATCGTCTGCAAGCCCGGTGAGAAGCTGTCCTTGCAGAAGCATTTCCACCGTGCCGAGCATTGGGTTGTGGTCGAGGGCAGCGCCATCGTGACGCGCGATCACGAGGAGATTCTGGTGCGGGAGAATGAGAGCATCTACCTGCCGCTTGGCTGCGTGCATCGGTTGTACAACCCCGGCCGCATTCCGCTGACACTCATCGAAGTGCAGTCCGGCCCGTATCTGGGCGAGGATGACATCATCCGCATCGAGGACACTTACGGCCGCGGCTGAGGCCAATCCTGGGCGGCTTCAGGGTCAATCCCCGAAGCCGCTCATCCTATCGGCCGATACGACCGCGTATCGCATACCGCCTAGAGTGAGCGTCACAGGATGATGCGCGTCCCTTACAGTGCATGCTCAGACCACGCCGCATGATCATGATGAAGCGAGACCCAGATGGCTTACGTTGGAAACCACATGTCTGACAGTATTGCCGTTTCGACCCCGATACGCCCGCTTGGGCGTCACGAGGTCGGGGCGACCTGGGTCGATGCCGCCCGTCCCGCCGTGCCTGGCATGCGCATCGCCATCGTTCATGAATGGCTGCAAACCTTTGCCGGTTCGGAAAGCGTGTTGGAGCAGCTTCTGCTGTGTTTCCCATCGGCCGACGTCTTCGCCGTCGTCGATTTCATGAAGCCCGAAGATCGCGGCTTCCTGAAAGGCCGCAAGGTCCAGACCTCGTTCATTCAACGTCTGCCGGCCGCGAAGAAACTATTTCGCCATTACCTTGGCCTGATGCCCATGGCGATCGAACAACTCGATGTCAGCGGCTATGACCTCATCATCTCCAGCAGCCACGCCGTGGCGAAGGGCGTGTTGACAGGTCCTGACCAGATCCACGTCAGCTACGTGCATTCGCCCATGCGCTATATCTGGGATTTGCAGCATCAATATCTGAAGCAGGCGGGCCTGCGTTGGGGGGCCAAGGCCCTCTATGTGCGCTGGCTCTTCGCCCGTCTTCGGTTGTGGGATGTTTCCAGCGCACAGCATGTCGATCATTTCATTGCCAATTCCGGCTATATCGCGCGACGGATCAAGAAAGCCTATGCGCGCGACGCCGTGGTCATTCATCCGCCTGTTGATATCGACGGCTTCGCGCCGAGAGATCAGAAGGACGACTTCTTTCTTCTAGCGGGCCGTTTCGTGCCGTACAAGCGCGCCGACCTGATCGTGGATAGCTTCAGGCAGCAGCCACACCGTCGGCTGGTCGTCGTGGGTGACGGCCCGGAGGCCGCGCGGGTGCGCGCCGCTGCCGGCGGCGCCCCGAACATCGAGTTCCGCGGCGTGGTGGCCAAAAAAGAGCTGGTCGATCTCATGCAACGTGCGCGCGCCGTCGTCTTCGCGGCTGAGGAAGATTTCGGTATCACCATGGTCGAAGCACAAGCCTGTGGCACGCCCGTCATCGCCTATGGGCGCGGCGGCGTGACCGATATTATCATCACCGAGGATGGCGCGACGCCCACCGGCGTCTTGTTCGACCGGCAGGAGCCGGATTCGGTCATCGCCGCCTTGGAGACTTTCGATCGTCTTGGTAAAACGATGACCAGCGGCGCCTGCCGTGAGAATGCATTGCGCTTCTCGCGGTCAAGGTTCAGGAACGAGATCTGCGACTTGGTGAACCGGGTGGTGGCTTAGCCACCTGCCATGAGACGCCCAAGGCCCGACACCGTGTCGCGCCGGATGACTGGCTGACCTGTGAGTGGTGATATCGAGACAGCATCATGGCGATAATTGATCTTGCAACGACGTCCGAAAGCACGACCGTATCGGCCGATATCTGTATCGTCGGCGGCGGCCCTGCCGGAATCACGCTGGCTGCGGAACTAGCCAAGCAGGGGCTTCAGGTCCTCATCATCGAGAGCGGACATCTCGACCGCGAAGACGCGTTCACGGCGGGCCTCAATAATGTCGAGAATATCGGCGAGGACCGCATTCTGGATCAGTCCAAGCTGCGTAACCGGATCTTCGGTGGCTCCTCCCATAGCTGGTCCGGCCGCTGCACAACCTTTGACGATATGGACTATGACCGTCGGAGCTGGGTTGCCGCCTCCGGCTGGCCGATCACCAAGCACGATGTGTCCCCCTTCATCGACCGTGCGGCCGCGTATCTCGGAGTAAATCCCGCCACCTATGACACCTCGATCCTTGATCGGTTGAGGCTCTCCGCCGATTTCGACGCGACGAAGGCAAGCGCCATTCGATCCATCTTCTGGCAGTTCAGTCGCGAACGCGCGCCGCACCACGGCTTCGTGCGGTTCGGCCCGCGCTTCCTGCGGAATCCGATTCCTAACGTCTCCGTGACGATCAATGCGACGGTCACTGCCATCGAGACGAGTGCCGATGGTGGTCACGTCACCGCGCTATCCATGAAAACACCGGCCGGAATCGTCCATTCCGCGGTCGCGCGCATGTTCATTCTCTGCGCCGGTGGGATCGAAAACCCGCGCCTGCTGCTGGCCTCGAACGCGCAGGATCCGCGGGGCATCGGCAATCGGAAAGATCTCGTTGGCCGCTACCTCATGGATCATCCGCGCGCCCTGATCGGCACTTTCCCGGAAGGCGCGCAGTCTCGCATATTGCCGGAGTTTGGCGTTCGCTCCGATCGCAGCGGTGCGCGCTTTCAGCGCGGCCTGTCGCTTACGCCGGAAACGCAACAGCGGGAACAACTGCTCAACTGCGCGGCCTGGATCGTCTATGACTTTGCGCCCGATGATATCTGGAGCGCGCTGCGAACAGCCCGACGGTCCGGCAAACTCATGCCGCAAGTACGATTGGCGCTGCGCCATGCCGATCAACTGGTCGCCGGCGCCTGGTCGAAATATATCCGCAAACGCGCGCTTCCGCGCCGCGTCGGCCCGATCGAATTCCATCTCACGCTTGAGCAGTCACCCGATGCGGATAGTCGCGTCACGCTCTCCGACCGGACCGACGCGCATGGCGTGCCGCTCGCCACGATCGACTGGAAAGTAAGTGAGCGGGAGCGGCGCACGGCGATCTTCCTGGGACTGAGCGTCAACGAAGCGTTGAAGACATCCGGCCTGCCGACCACCACGCTGGTCGATTGGGTGCGTGACGAACGGCCCGAAGACGCCGTCTTCTTCGACGTTGCCCATCCCACGGGCACGACCCGCATCGGCCGCAGTGACGACGAGGGCGTCGTCGATTCAGACTGCAAAGTCTTCGGCGTCGATAATCTTTATGTCGCGGGCAGTTCCGTCTTCCCGACGGGCAGCCACGCCAACCCGACTTTGATGATCCTGGCGCTCGCCATACGCCTCGCGGATACTCTGGTCGCACGCATGGACGCCCCTCAGGTGGCCGCCGGCGTGGAAACCGTCTCCGCGTAAAGCTGGGTCCGAGAGCCGCTCAGCTTGAGCGGAGCTTCCCGACCCAACCCTCGAACAAGGTCATCAACCCGCGCGGCGCGTTGATAACCGCGAGGGTAGCGGTCGTGCTGAACGCCCGCTCACGGCGAAACAGGAAGACCACGAAGACCACCGTGATCAGCGTCTCGGTCGAGATCAGGGCGATCGCGGCGC
This window encodes:
- a CDS encoding glycosyltransferase, whose protein sequence is MSDSIAVSTPIRPLGRHEVGATWVDAARPAVPGMRIAIVHEWLQTFAGSESVLEQLLLCFPSADVFAVVDFMKPEDRGFLKGRKVQTSFIQRLPAAKKLFRHYLGLMPMAIEQLDVSGYDLIISSSHAVAKGVLTGPDQIHVSYVHSPMRYIWDLQHQYLKQAGLRWGAKALYVRWLFARLRLWDVSSAQHVDHFIANSGYIARRIKKAYARDAVVIHPPVDIDGFAPRDQKDDFFLLAGRFVPYKRADLIVDSFRQQPHRRLVVVGDGPEAARVRAAAGGAPNIEFRGVVAKKELVDLMQRARAVVFAAEEDFGITMVEAQACGTPVIAYGRGGVTDIIITEDGATPTGVLFDRQEPDSVIAALETFDRLGKTMTSGACRENALRFSRSRFRNEICDLVNRVVA
- a CDS encoding GMC oxidoreductase, with protein sequence MAIIDLATTSESTTVSADICIVGGGPAGITLAAELAKQGLQVLIIESGHLDREDAFTAGLNNVENIGEDRILDQSKLRNRIFGGSSHSWSGRCTTFDDMDYDRRSWVAASGWPITKHDVSPFIDRAAAYLGVNPATYDTSILDRLRLSADFDATKASAIRSIFWQFSRERAPHHGFVRFGPRFLRNPIPNVSVTINATVTAIETSADGGHVTALSMKTPAGIVHSAVARMFILCAGGIENPRLLLASNAQDPRGIGNRKDLVGRYLMDHPRALIGTFPEGAQSRILPEFGVRSDRSGARFQRGLSLTPETQQREQLLNCAAWIVYDFAPDDIWSALRTARRSGKLMPQVRLALRHADQLVAGAWSKYIRKRALPRRVGPIEFHLTLEQSPDADSRVTLSDRTDAHGVPLATIDWKVSERERRTAIFLGLSVNEALKTSGLPTTTLVDWVRDERPEDAVFFDVAHPTGTTRIGRSDDEGVVDSDCKVFGVDNLYVAGSSVFPTGSHANPTLMILALAIRLADTLVARMDAPQVAAGVETVSA